atttaaaatcCTTTATAATTAGTCCATCCAAATTAGAGGTCCTCCATCCATTTTTTAGTAGAAATTTCTTTACTACCctttttaaatagataaactGCACTTGAATCCTTgagttttagcataattaatggaTCAATCCCTACATTTTAAAAATCGTACACTTAAATCCCTCTATAATCGGTCCATCttcatctattataatttaaacattttaatccttcattttttatttgaaagaacacttaaatccctattaatttttatctataatatttcatttaactaatttttaatactttttgttattcaatttttatttattaaaatatttcaatatttataatttcaaaacttttaaaaaataattacaattttaattatttttagataaTACTAAGTAACCTTTAAGTATGTTGTAAACTTTTATAAAGAGTGTATTTTATGAAGAAATTATACTTTCAAAAGAAGTTTGACCATCTTCTAATTTTAAACTAATGTAAATAATAGATGAAAAAACTACAATTTTAGACtgattaaatataaaagatttaaagatttagttttaaaattataaggactGACCTCAATTACGCTAAAACTTAAGAACCAAAATATAGTTTAtacaatatataatttttaacctATATTAGAAAAGATTTAaggtatttgaaatatttactCTCTTTTTGACTGGTTAACTAACGAAATTATAGATGTAAGGACTCCAATTTAAACGTATTAATTATATAGAGATTAagtgttgaattttaaaaatatagaaaatgatatgttaattacgttaaaatttaagaattaaaatataatttatattatttaaaaacaaatataaagtggacaaaaattataagatagGAAAATACGTTTTATTATATGGATCAATTACAATTAAAACTCTAAGTTTACCAACTCTAATTACTCCACACCATAAAACACCATGACAACGACATTCGGGTACAAAAAAATTCTTGTACTTGCATAAATTCAAAACTCGAATAAATCCTTTCAAATCATAGCCaattacaaatatatattttgtgattttacaattaaacactcatgaaaaaaaattattgatcgagtttgaaaatgaataaaagagtaaataaaaaatgaagattATGAATAATCATGGCCTTGACGTAGAATTTTTCTCTAACTCTCAATCTCTTATTCTACGgtattattattgaatttataagAGAACAAAGAATTTTAACAAAGGAAGTAGAATTTGGACAGTGAATTGCAATTCAAAAACGGAAAGAAAGACAAATTAGCGTAATAAAACTCTAATTCAAAAACGAAGTTGTCTTGGAGCCGGATTGAGTGGGAGAGAAGGTTATCCTCTAATGTTTTTAGCTCTCGAAGGTCCAAAGAAAGCTAACTTGCAAGGGTGACATAATGCATGAGCGTAGACTAGAGGAGTACATGTGCAACTCATGCTAGAAGCGCGTTGGCTCCGACCCACGTGCGCTGAATGCCAAATCTGAAAAACTCTAAATGCCAGAAATGAATTTGATTTTGTTATCCACGTCAGCCACAGTCCATGATCTTCCTCCCTGCCCTTTTTGCTTTTACAATCTCCTCCACAACTTCCAATTTTCTCTGCATCAGAAATGAAGTccattctttcttcttctccttcttcttcttcttcttttgattTCTCGCAGATTCTCTTCCTTCAGCTCTGCCCTTGTCGAAATTCAAACCTTACTTACCCTTCAATCCCATTCTCCAAACGGAGGAGGAAAAAACTCCATCCCAACTTCTCTTTCCGTGCTTGTGTACTTCCCACCAATGGCACTGCTAATTCAACCAGGATTGCTACTCGAACACGAAGCCTTCTTATCAAACAAATTGCTGGTGAATTGGAGAACCAACATGAGATTTCGCATGAATCAGCTTCCTCATCTTCGTCTCCCATCCAAATGGGCTCAAATTTCACTGGTTTTGAAGAAGATCCCATGCTAGACAAGTTAAGAACTCAATTGGGAGTCATACACCCAATTCCTTCTCCTCCAATTAATAGAAACATTGTTGGGTTAtttgtctttttcttctttgttggGGTAGTTTTCGATAAGCTATGGACGTCTAGGAAGACGGCCAAGTTGGTCAGTGCAGGTGGACAGCGTGGGCCGTGGCCGCAAGTTCCCACAAGTTTTTCGTTGTTCTTGGAGAAGGATTTGCAGAGGAAAGAGTCGGTAGAGTGGGTTAATATGGTTTTGGGGAAATTGTGGAAGGTGTATAGACCTGGGATTGAGAATTGGATTATTGGGTTGTTGCAGCCCGTCATTGATAATCTGAAAAAGCCTGATTATGTGGAGAGAGTCGAGATTAAGCAATTCTCCTTGGGAGATGAGCCATTGTCTGTCAGGAATGTTGAGCGGAGGACTTCACGCCGTGTCAACGATTTGCAGTAAGTCACTTTTTCTTATCAGCTTTCACTAATTTGCTTTTGAAGTAATGGAAGTTCTAGAACTTTTTCGCTTGGGATTTGTACTTATGTAGTCCCTAAAGATGTAATCTTGATGCTAGGATTTCTACTTCACTTGCTAAGATGGTTCTTTGATATGACCTGCTATGAATTTAGTTTGTAGACCTCATTAATCGTTTGTACTCTGGTTGATATTACTACTGTTTGATGGTGATGGTACTAGTGGACAGTTTGCACAAACACATGTAGTTATAGAATCATGTCTTCAATTTAATCAACTACCAAATGGTTCTATATTGAGCAAAAGTAGGAGTATTGGATTGGACaagttcaaaaaatataaaagttcatCAGTTTATAATGTCATTTTTTGTCAGtgttattattatgattttggATAGTattctatttcaaaaaatttgTAAGCAACTCCATAACACATTTAACTGATTTCTTCTTTCTTCGATATATTTAGGTATCAAATAGGCCTCCGATATACTGGTGGTGCTCGAATGCTGCTAATGCTTTCACTAAAATTTGGCATTATCCCCATAGTTGTACCAGTTGGTGTTCGAGATTTTGACATAGATGGTGAACTGTGGGTCAAAGTGCGGTTGATACCGTCTGAGCCTTGGGTGGGAGCTGTTTCATGGGCTTTTGTGTCCGTTCCAAAGATCAAATTTGAACTGTCGCCATTCCGCTTGTTCAATTTGATGGGTGAGTCATTGTTCATTGCTCAAGGagttatttcatatattttttgtgTCGTTATTACTCTCAATTTGATTAGTTTTCTTAAATTTCTGGTAAATAACTGCATTAATATTAATTGTTCCAAGATCAAAGGAATTAGTGATCAAATTGCATTCTCTTGTGCTCAGTAATTTGCAACTTTTCTACTGGCTTTGGGGATAGGAAATATGTATTTCTAGATTATTTGTATTAATTGCACAACGGTACATATGTTAGCTGTTAGTGGTTCCAGATGAGAATATGCTAATGGTCTATAATTCACTGGAACTTAATTGAAAACTAGAGAGGGTTTAatagtctctctctctctctttcgctTCTCAGCCTTCTCTCTCTTTCAAATTTTTAGATAATTCTTACCTATGATGCTAACGCTTTTCTAGTAAATATTGTGCATTTGTTGGTTTTTGATGAACTTGGTCAAAGGAAAATGAAACATGCTGAAGTTGTGGTTTCTATTCTTCTTCAAACCTGTAATATCCATTGAAGATGTGCGCTAAATCTGGCTTGCTTTAGGAGACTGAAGTCACAATTGCTTTCTGATAAACTTACCATatgattaataaaatgaatatgcTTTTGGAATTGGAACTACGCATATTAAGAAAAGCTGTTCGTTTTTGTATATTTGTTTGTGTTTGTTTTGTATCCAACTAATTTGACATAGGAGATCCTAATGTATGTTTCTTCTTTTCTCATCTTTGTGCGCGTTGGGCAATACCAGCAATCCCTGTTCTCTCAATGTAAGTGAATTTTTATTACCAAGTCTGTATTAGTTGTTCTATATGTTTCTTTGTGCTTGATCCTTCcattctttctagtttttttttttttcttttttccccaTTTAGGTTTAAAAG
The genomic region above belongs to Manihot esculenta cultivar AM560-2 chromosome 3, M.esculenta_v8, whole genome shotgun sequence and contains:
- the LOC110611924 gene encoding tricalbin-3, encoding MKSILSSSPSSSSSFDFSQILFLQLCPCRNSNLTYPSIPFSKRRRKKLHPNFSFRACVLPTNGTANSTRIATRTRSLLIKQIAGELENQHEISHESASSSSSPIQMGSNFTGFEEDPMLDKLRTQLGVIHPIPSPPINRNIVGLFVFFFFVGVVFDKLWTSRKTAKLVSAGGQRGPWPQVPTSFSLFLEKDLQRKESVEWVNMVLGKLWKVYRPGIENWIIGLLQPVIDNLKKPDYVERVEIKQFSLGDEPLSVRNVERRTSRRVNDLQYQIGLRYTGGARMLLMLSLKFGIIPIVVPVGVRDFDIDGELWVKVRLIPSEPWVGAVSWAFVSVPKIKFELSPFRLFNLMAIPVLSMFLTKLLTEDLPRLFVRPKKIVLDFQKGKAVGPVANDFRSREMQEGNNDFVGELSVTLVDSRKLSYFFYGKTDPYVVLSLGDQTIRSKKNSQTTVIGPPGQPIWNQDFHMLVADPRKQKLYIQVKDSLGFTDLTIGTGEVDLGSLQDTVPTDRIVVLQGGWGLFRKRSYGEILLRLTYKAYVEDEDDDKTAVESIDADASDDELSDSEESNTTFKSTGRDSYSESDKESFMDVLAALIVSEEFQGIVASEAGSNNVSDDVSAAASRDLNAESVPSDPNNSSEGFGGSVIVWLAVVTSIFMLIAVNMGGSSFFNP